The following DNA comes from Vibrio gigantis.
ACGGAAGTCACCTTCATGCACCAACCGTTCAAGATCTTGGTGGGTTGCGGCAACGATACGAACGTCAACCTTAACTGCTGAGTGCCCACCCACACGATAAAATTGACCATCGGAAAGTACTCGTAGCAGGCGAGTCTGAATATCGAGTGGCATGTCGCCGATCTCATCAAGAAACAGTGTGCCTCCGTTGGCCTGTTCGAAGCGCCCTTGGCGAACGCTGTTAGCACCGGTAAAGGCGCCTTTCTCGTGGCCAAACAGTTCAGACTCGATCAGATCTTTGGGGATTGCTGCCATGTTCAAGGCAATGAAGGGTTTCTTGGCTCTTGGGCTGTGACGATGCAGAGCGTGGGCGACTAATTCTTTACCAGTACCCGATTCACCATTGATAAGTACGGATATGGATGAGCGAGACAAGCGGCCAATAGCTCGAAAAACCTCCTGCATTGCCGGTGCTTCACCGATGATTTCTGGTGCGTTGGTGTCTTCAGCTACTTCACTGGCTTGCTCGCGTTTCTGTTCTTGGCTGTGCGCGATCGCTCGTTCTACGAGAGTCAGTGTTTCATCAATATCGAACGGCTTTGGTAGATATTCAAAGGCGCCTTTTTGATATGCATTCACCGCCGCATCAAGGTCTGAGTGCGCGGTCATTATGATCACGGGCAGGTCGGGAGAGCGTTGGTGAACTTGATGCAACAGCTCAATTCCGTCAATACCTGGCATGCGAATATCAGACACCAATACGTCAGGTGTCTCGCGTTCAAGCGCAAGCAATACGCTCTCGGCATCAGCAAATGTCTCACACTTTATATCCGCGGATGAGAGTGTTTTCTCTACTACCCAGCGGATAGAGCTGTCGTCATCGACGACCCAAACGTATCCCTTACTCATAATTCAATTCCTTTGCAGCCAAATCTATTGTGATAATCATTGTTGTTTTTATGATGTCTTTAATTTTTGTGTTACCGAGTTAAGCCTTTCCTCTCGCAGTCCAATAGCGAGGCTCTTGTAACCTAAATCGGCAGGTAAATCGTGAATGTGGTGCTGCCCGGCCAGCTTTCAACATCAATTTTCCCATTGTGTTGATCGATCAGGTTTTGAGAAATCGATAGCCCTAATCCTGTACCGCCTTCTCGTCCGCTAACCATTGGGTAAAACAGGGTGTCTTTTAAATCATCGGGGATGCCCGGACCGTTATCGCTGATCTCAACACGAGCCGCGAGTTTGTGTCGTTGCCCATGAATATTTGCTTGATGCACCGTTCTGGTGCGAATGGTGATTTTTCCAGAATCCTGAGCCTTTAGAATCTGCGCTGCGTTACTCACGATATTGAGCATCGCTTGTTCAACCTGTGCCGAGTCCATCAAGATGTCCGGTAGGCTAGGGTCGTAATCTCGTTCGATGGCTAGCGTAGAACCCGATTCAAGTTCTACGAGTTGCCTGACTTTCTCAAGTATCTGGTGGAGGTTTTCTTCAGATTTGGTCCCCGGCTTCTGCGGACCAAGCAAGCGGTCGACCAAAGCTCTTAGGCGGTCGGCTTGCTCAATAATGATCTGCGTATACTCATTAAGGGACTGATCAGGGAGCATTTTCCCAAGTAACTGCGCGGCACCTCTTAAGCCACCGAGTGGGTTCTTAATCTCATGTGCTAACCCACGTACTAGCAGCTTAGCCGCTTGTTGTTGTGCATGTTGGTTGAGTTCTTGGCTGAGGCGTCTTTGCTGGTCTATCTTGCGCATCTCAACGAGTAGCAGCGTCTCTCGTTGCCAAGATATTGGGCTAACCGTGACTTCAAGCATCAGTGGGCGGTTATCAACAACAAAGGTAACGTCACTGTCTGTAATGCTCTGGCCACTCTGCAGCGGTTGAGTCAGAAGCGCCAAATCTAATGAGGCGTGTTGGATAAGTTGGCTCAGTGGATGATCAACGATGCGTCGTGCGCTCTGTGAAAAGAGCTGTTCAGCTGCTGGGTTGGCATATCGGACATACAATTGCTCATCGAGCATCAATGTCGAAGTCACCATGTTGTCTAGAATGGCGCTGGAAAGATGATGTGTATCTATGCTGTCGCTTTTGGCTGATCGATTCACTATTTCGTCCTTGAACTGGTGTTTTTTCTCACTGCACCAAATTGGTGCGTAGCTAAGTTCAAGTATGGCGCATATCAACCAGAAGCTAAAGATAATTCATTAGAGTCGCTGAAAGCTGCTTCGATTAGGTGAAAAGTAGAGGTAATTCAGTCTCTTTTAACACATAGGCCTACTTGAGCGTCGCTCGATGTAAATACACGGTGACTGGACTAGTAGATGCAATAAGCTTGCCGCTTCTATGTGCTTGAATTGCAATGGTGTGAGTACCTCGTTCGATACCTTTTAATTCCCAAATAGGTTGGGTCTGTGGGGCGCCATATCGACGGCCATCGAGTACTAATTGTAATTGCTCCCCAATACCAAGCTTTCGGTTGAGCTCTATCTGAATCGGGATTAAGCCGCGGTTGCTACGAATGGTTTGATCATGAACTGGATTCAACAGGGTGAGGGCTAATTGAGTGGGAACCTCGCGTTCTGTGGCTTCTGTTTCTGCCTGAGTTTTAGCTGGCGTTGCTGTTTTAGTTGTAGATGAAGTTGCGGCGTCAACGGGAGTCGAGGCCTCAAATTTAGGCGCAGGTGCTGAAGCTTGCACATCTGGCAGGCGAAGAGCCTCGGCATCTTGAGCACTAGGGTTATCACTAAAGTGGAGCACGCCATCTTCATCTACCCAGGTATACACTGTTTGAGCTGAGCATGAGAGTGCGACTGTTAACCCGATCAGGAACAGTATGTTTTTCATATCTTTAGCCTCTTTTTCATCGTTAGATGATTTCACGTTTGGCGTTGGTTTTGTTATTGATTTTATTGTATTTAGCACGACAGCCTCTAAGGGCTTTTGTTTAAGATATGGTACGAGGAAGGAGCGGGAGGGAGAATATAAAAAAGGCCCGCCTGCGAGGCGAGCCTAATATTTAGTCTGTGATTCTTACAAGGTTGCAGTAAGAAATAGCTTATTTCTACCGGAGATTAAACTGAGTAGTACAGTTCAAACTCAAGTGGGTGTGTAGCCATGTTCACGCGTTGTACGTCGTCAGATTTCAGAGTGATGTAAGAATCGATGAAATCGTCAGAGAATACGCCACCAGCTGTTAGGAACTCACGGTCTTCGCTAAGCGCTGCTAGAGCTTCTTGTAGAGATTCTGCAACTGTTGGGATTTCAGCTGCTTCTTCTGCAGGAAGGTCGTATAGATCTTTATCCATAGCTTCACCTGGGTGAATCTTGTTCTTGATACCGTCAAGACCAGCCATAAGCATTGCTGAGTAGCATAGGTATGGGTTAGCTGCTGGGTCACCAAAACGTAGCTCGATACGACGTGCTTTAGGGCTTGGTACTACTGGGATACGGATAGAAGCAGAACGGTTACGTGCTGAGTAAGCAAGCATTACAGGTGCTTCGAAACCAGGTACAAGACGCTTGTACGAGTTAGTTGACGGGTTAGCAAACGCGTTGATT
Coding sequences within:
- the glnG gene encoding nitrogen regulation protein NR(I); its protein translation is MSKGYVWVVDDDSSIRWVVEKTLSSADIKCETFADAESVLLALERETPDVLVSDIRMPGIDGIELLHQVHQRSPDLPVIIMTAHSDLDAAVNAYQKGAFEYLPKPFDIDETLTLVERAIAHSQEQKREQASEVAEDTNAPEIIGEAPAMQEVFRAIGRLSRSSISVLINGESGTGKELVAHALHRHSPRAKKPFIALNMAAIPKDLIESELFGHEKGAFTGANSVRQGRFEQANGGTLFLDEIGDMPLDIQTRLLRVLSDGQFYRVGGHSAVKVDVRIVAATHQDLERLVHEGDFREDLFHRLNVIRIHIPALRERKQDIEKLTHHFLASAAEELGVEVKTLHPETILKLNQLNWPGNVRQLENICRWLTVMASGSEILPSDLPPELLEEKVVTTSGTGDNWQQLLADWAKCALDSGEKELLTYALPEFERILLEAALNHTNGHKQDAAKVLGWGRNTLTRKLKELY
- the glnL gene encoding nitrogen regulation protein NR(II) — its product is MNRSAKSDSIDTHHLSSAILDNMVTSTLMLDEQLYVRYANPAAEQLFSQSARRIVDHPLSQLIQHASLDLALLTQPLQSGQSITDSDVTFVVDNRPLMLEVTVSPISWQRETLLLVEMRKIDQQRRLSQELNQHAQQQAAKLLVRGLAHEIKNPLGGLRGAAQLLGKMLPDQSLNEYTQIIIEQADRLRALVDRLLGPQKPGTKSEENLHQILEKVRQLVELESGSTLAIERDYDPSLPDILMDSAQVEQAMLNIVSNAAQILKAQDSGKITIRTRTVHQANIHGQRHKLAARVEISDNGPGIPDDLKDTLFYPMVSGREGGTGLGLSISQNLIDQHNGKIDVESWPGSTTFTIYLPI
- a CDS encoding DUF4124 domain-containing protein, with amino-acid sequence MKNILFLIGLTVALSCSAQTVYTWVDEDGVLHFSDNPSAQDAEALRLPDVQASAPAPKFEASTPVDAATSSTTKTATPAKTQAETEATEREVPTQLALTLLNPVHDQTIRSNRGLIPIQIELNRKLGIGEQLQLVLDGRRYGAPQTQPIWELKGIERGTHTIAIQAHRSGKLIASTSPVTVYLHRATLK